A section of the Triticum dicoccoides isolate Atlit2015 ecotype Zavitan chromosome 7A, WEW_v2.0, whole genome shotgun sequence genome encodes:
- the LOC119330032 gene encoding peptidyl-prolyl cis-trans isomerase CYP40-like → MEGGGEGAAPAPAAAAAEVKNPRCFMDITIGGEMEGRIVIELYASVVPRTAENFRALCTGEKGVGASGKPLHYKGSYFHRIIKGFMVQGGDFTAGDGTGGESIYGSKFEDENFILKHERKGILSMANSGPNTNGSQFFITTTRTPHLDGKHVVFARVIKGMGVVRSCEHIPVGEADRPTVDAVIAECGELPEGADDGVVNFFKDGDMYPDWPNDLDEKPTEVSWWMEAVESAKAFGNDNFKKQDYKTALRKYRKALRYLDVCWEKEEIDEEKSSALRKTKSIILTNSSACKMKLGDLKGALLDADFALRETEGNAKAFFRQGQAHIALNDIDAAVESFQHALDLEPNDGAIKRELAAAKKKISNRRDKERKAYARMFQP, encoded by the exons ATGGAGGGCGGAGGCGAGGGCGCAGCGCCGgccccagcggcggcggcggcggaggtgaaaaACCCGAGGTGCTTCATGGACATCACCATCGGCGGCGAGATGGAGGGGAGGATCGTCATAGAGCTGTACGCGTCCGTGGTCCCGCGGACGGCGGAGAATTTCCGCGCGCTCTGCACCGGCGAGAAGGGCGTCGGCGCCTCCGGCAAGCCGCTTCACTATAAG GGATCGTACTTCCATCGCATTATCAAAGGTTTTATGGTACAAGGTGGAGATTTTACTGCTGGTGATGGAACAGGAGGGGAGTCGATTTATGGATCGAAATTTGAGGACGAGAATTTTATTTTAAAGCATGAGAGGAAGGGAATATTATCTATGGCTAATTCTGGCCCCAACACAAATGGATCTCAATTTTTCATCACTACCACCAGAACACCTCATTTAGATGGGAAACATGTAGTTTTTGCGAGAGTAATAAAGGGAATGGGTGTGGTTCGCTCTTGTGAGCACATTCCTGTAGGAGAAGCCGACCGTCCCACAGTTGATGCCGTAATTGCTGAATGTGGGGAACTTCCTGAAGGTGCAGATGATGGAGTTGTGAACTTTTTCAAGGATGGTGACATGTATCCTGACTGGCCAAATGATCTCGATGAGAAGCCTACAGAGGTTTCATGGTGGATGGAAGCTGTGGAGTCTGCTAAGGCTTTTGGGAATGATAATTTCAAG AAACAGGATTATAAGACGGCCCTGAGGAAGTACAGGAAAGCTCTGCGCTACTTGGATGTTTGCTGGGAGAAAGAAGAGATAGATGAAG AGAAGAGCTCAGCACTGCGGAAGACCAAGTCCATAATACTCACGAATAGCTCT GCATGCAAAATGAAGCTGGGAGATTTGAAGGGTGCTTTGTTGGATGCAGATTTTGCGCTACGTGAAACAGAGGGCAATGCTAAGGCCTTTTTCCGACAAGGACAG GCACACATAGCACTTAATGACATTGATGCAGCGGTGGAGAGCTTCCAGCATGCATTGGACTTGGAGCCGAACGATG GAGCAATTAAACGCGAGCTGGCTGCTGCAAAGAAGAAG ATCTCCAACAGGAGAGATAAGGAGCGCAAGGCGTACGCCAGGATGTTCCAACCTTAA